In Sorghum bicolor cultivar BTx623 chromosome 10, Sorghum_bicolor_NCBIv3, whole genome shotgun sequence, one genomic interval encodes:
- the LOC8061978 gene encoding uncharacterized protein LOC8061978 produces the protein MGSWQQGELQGAAMDGAAAAAAATGSGGGGHRRMDSRIEEHGKYLSESSCCSQCGHKTERKLDWVGLPAGVKFDPTDQELIEHLQAKVRAASAAAPSHPLIDEFIPTIEGEDGICYTHPERLPGLTKDGRSRHFFHRPSKAYTTGTRKRRKIQPRAAESSSSSALPAQQQQQQQRSETRWHKTGKTRPVVVAGQQRGCKKILVLYTNFGKHRKPDKTNWVMHQYHLGDKEEEREGELVVSKIFYQTQPRQCGVAAEPAVAAAASSDTVEEAAADPPLPPDGMVVPPPDVAGAFHGAAGIDEFNFAQFRSSFEEVDVGASSVQISVRDDEEVHAGHPNLHQEHNLHQHQFGNQEQRQRMAAAAAAFHINTPTEPITTMITSSTVVHHGSAVLQHPDAYGHGTTYRRHQQDDEQLHQQPQSFDGRSTAGLEAVIMGCTSSRRSKRGEASGSGGNKESTGWPYQSFWPSDSQDHHG, from the exons ATGGGCTCTTGGCAGCAAGGAGAGCTGCAGGGAGCAGCCATGGATggtgcagcggcggcggcggcggcaaccgGTAGCGGCGGTGGCGGCCACCGCCGCATGGACTCAAGGATCGAGGAGCACGGGAAGTACCTGTCGGAGTCGAGCTGCTGCTCACAGTGCGGCCACAAGACCGAGCGGAAGCTG GACTGGGTGGGGCTGCCGGCGGGGGTCAAGTTCGACCCGACGGATCAGGAGCTGATTGAGCACCTGCAGGCCAAGGTCCGGGCTGCTTCTGCGGCGGCGCCGTCGCACCCTCTGATCGATGAGTTCATACCCACCATTGAGGGGGAGGACGGCATATGCTACACCCATCCTGAGAGACTGCCAG GTTTGACAAAGGACGGCCGGAGCAGGCACTTTTTCCACCGGCCGTCCAAGGCTTACACCACCGGCACTCGCAAGCGCCGTAAGATTCAGCCGCGGGCCGCGGAGTCCTCGTCGTCCTCCGCCCtgcccgcgcagcagcagcaacagcagcagcggagCGAGACGCGGTGGCACAAGACCGGCAAGACGCGGCCGGTGGTGGTCGCCGGCCAGCAGCGTGGGTGCAAGAAGATCCTGGTGCTCTACACCAACTTCGGCAAGCACCGCAAGCCCGATAAGACCAACTGGGTGATGCACCAGTACCACCTGGGCGACAAAGAGGAGGAGCGCGAGGGCGAGCTCGTCGTGTCCAAGATCTTCTACCAGACGCAGCCCAGGCAGTGTGGCGTCGCGGCGGAGcctgccgtcgccgccgccgcctcctctgaCACAGTGGAGGAGGCTGCTGCTGATCCACCTTTGCCGCCGGATGGCATGGTAGTACCACCGCCAGATGTCGCCGGTGCCTTCCACGGCGCCGCTGGCATTGATGAGTTCAACTTTGCGCAGTTCAGGAGCAGCTTCGAGGAG GTGGACGTGGGAGCATCATCAGTTCAGATTTCGGTGAGGGATGATGAGGAAGTGCATGCTGGGCATCCTAACCTTCACCAGGAGCATAATCTTCACCAGCATCAATTTGGCAACCAGGAGCAACGACAGCGCATGGCTGCAGCTGCTGCAGCATTCCACATCAACACACCAACGGAGCCTATCACCACGATGATCACCTCATCGACGGTGGTTCACCATGGTTCTGCCGTACTTCAACATCCAGATGCATATGGACATGGCACGACTTATCGTCGTCATCAGCAG GATGATGAGCAGCTACACCAACAACCTCAAAGTTTTGATGGACGGTCAACTGCTGGGCTTGAAGCGGTGATCATGGGATGtacttcatcaaggaggtccaaaAGAGGG GAAGCATCTGGTTCAGGTGGTAACAAGGAGAGCACTGGATGGCCGTACCAATCCTTCTGGCCATCTGACAGTCAGGATCATCATGGGTAG